ACCAACCGGTATCTCTCTGTCAATCCATATAGGCGCTTATTCACGTGTTTATCTCTTGCATTAAGAATAACCTATTTGGCAATTAAATTCAATCACAATCCGATGACTTTTGTAACCAAAGTTCTCTTAATAACCCATATAGGCGACCATAGTGATCACTATCTGCATTTTGATTCCACTTAAACATCACAGCATCTGGGTTAACCTTATTGGCCAATGAGATACTTGATGTACTGATGACCATATCTGCATCCGCTAAATCAGCATCATCGTGACTAGCTTTTACATAACGAATATTTTTAAGGGACATCATTAAATCAAAATAACCCAAGAATGATTGTTCTGAGACAACCACCACTTTCACAAAAGTTGTTGGGGCCATGCGTTGAACAACTTGCCGCAAGACATTATAAAGCCCGCTAACAATCTCATCGCGCAAATCACTGATAAAGTCTAAACTTTTATCCATCAATAAATAGTCGACTGTATCTTCAATATCCTGCTTGAGAATCGGATTTTCTTTCAAGCGTGTATAGTCATCCATTAAATGGTTAGCCATCATCGACATCACATCTTGTTTGAACATATAAATCGTCATGACGGTCGCCATTAACGTCTGTACTAATCCTTCAAAGTCTTCTTCTTCCAAATTCAAATGATTTTCAAGATCAATTGGCACTTTAGCTATAAAATCCATCACAAACTTATGGGTTTTAGGAATATAACGCTCATAGCGATCATCGTAAGAAGGCATATAACGATTATTACCTTGTAACAAGATTGGACCAAAGTTCATTAAGTCATAGAAATTAAAGGATTCAGCCATTGCTTCTTCCGTTGTCATCTGTGCCATCGCATTTTTAATGATTAATGCTGGTCCGATAAAAGGCTGATCGATATATGCGTTAATCATGTTGGGAACCGGGTACCGTAATAGATTCTCTTCTGTTGGGCCTTGAATATAGTGTCGTTGAACAATTCGATAGTACATGATGACCACTAAGTATGCGCCCAATTCACGCGTTAAAACATTGGGTCTTGCTAATTGGAAACGGTCGACTGCTAAATCAAACGCCTTTAAGGCATCAATCCGGTCAATCGTTTCAAAAGGCCAAGTGTGTCCGTCAGTGGCTAACCAGAATAAAATGGTGAGCACTAAACGAATCTTATTTTCATCACCTTCAAGGCGAATTGGATCGTAATACATGCGGATATCAAATGAGCGGATTAAATCCCGGACACCCTTCAAATGTCGCAGAGCGGTTGCTTTACTAATATCGTGTGCTTCCCAGAATTGTTCGAAAGTGACTTCTTCGCCCTTGAGCAAGATGTTCACAAAATCAAACACATCCGATTGGTTCACTAAGTGATAATGATAGGCATCCAATGGTACACTGAATAGCTTTTGCACATCTTCAGTGTCTTCACCAACAACTTCTTTCAAATCAGCAACAATACTCATATAGGTATTATATAAACTCCCATAAGTACGGTTTAATAAGGCCGCGACCTGCTTCAAATTCACGTCGTCGACTAGTGGCTTATTTTTTCGAGATAGTGCAATTCTTTTTTTGACGGGTAATTCATCCCGCTTCAAACTCGCGATATCCAACAACAAGCCGTATTTATCATTTTCGGCCTGCGTTAAAAAAATACTATCATTTCTATTCAACTGACTAACCTCCCGGAAAGTTATCTATAAGGAGCAATTTATTTTATCATTAATGACTAGGGAATGAAACCACATCTCGCTTCAATAAACAAGCGTTGCTTTTTACGCTAAAAATGCTAGAATATTTAAGTGACGTTTGGTGGCGAAACACCACATGTTGTATATCAATAACACTTAAAACACATTTTATAGTCAAAAGAGGGAGACTGATGACATTGCTCGTACTTGCTGGCACAATTGGTGCAGGAAAAACTAGTTTAACAAAATATTTATCTGATCATTTAGGAACGGAAGCTTTTTACGAATCCGTCGACGATAATGAAGTATTACCTTTATTTTATAAAGATCCTACTAAGTATGCTTTTTTACTCCAAATCTATTTCTTAAATAAACGATTTGACAGTATCAAGCAAGCTTACACCGATGATAACAACATCTTGGATCGCTCAATTTTCGAAGATTCATTACTCTTCCATCTAAATGCTGATCTTGGTCGCGCAACAGCAACTGAAGTCCGCGTTTACGACGAATTGTTAGCCAACATGATGCAAGAATTACCATTTGCTGCCCACAAGAAGCGCCCTGATTTATTAATCCACGTGCGTGTTAGCTTTGAAACAATGCTTTCACGGATTCAAAAACGTGGCCGTTCTTACGAACAATTAGATGCTGACCCAACCCTCTACGACTACTATAAAGAACTAAATAGCCGTTACGATGCTTGGTACGAAGCTTACGACGAAAGTCCTAAGATGCAAATCGACGGTGATGTGCTAGATTTCGTTGAAAACGAAGCTGATCGTAAAAAAGTCATCGACATGATCGACCAACGCGTTAAAGAATTAAACGAACAACAATCTAAAGCAATCTGAATCTGATTTAAAAAAGGCCTGGATAATAACTTATCCAGGCCTTTTTTGCATACAAATGTGTACGTTATCAATCGAGCTCAGATTTTTCTAAATGTGATTTTTGAATCCATAATTCGTGAACAATGCCATATAACCGCGCATAATGATCGCTGTTGGCATTCAGACGCCAGACAAACGGCACGGCATCTGAATTGGTATATTCTGGCAAGGTAATACTTGCCGTGGTGACGACTAGATCAGCATCCCGTAGTGCATCATCACTAGTACTAACATCGACATATTGAATATTCTCTAAGGCGGCTAAAATATCCATATACCCTAAGTAATCCTGTTCAATCACTAGAGCAACCTTAACGCGGTTAACCGGCCGATATTGTTGAATCAATTGACGCACTAAATTATAGTAGGCCTTCACAATCGCATCTCGATTAGGCGCAAATAATCGAAATTCAGGTTCAAATAAAAGATAATCGATTGTTTGACTCACATCAGCATGTAACTGCTCGTTTGGCCGTAATAGCTTTAGCCGTTCCATTAATTGATGAGATGCCACTGAAGTCATATCATTCCCTAATACATGAATATTAGTCGTCACAACGAATAAAGCGTTTTGGAGTTCGTGATAAACGGCATCAGAAATCCCTAAGTAGCGCTGAATATCGATTGGCGTCCGTTCTAGGAAATGCCGGACAAATCGATAAACTTCTGGTACATAACGTTCATACACCTTACATTCGTCCATATCAAATCGCTCTTTTGACTTCAAAGGCATTGGGCCGTATTTCAAAATGAAGTATAAGCCAGCCGACTCTGCGCGGCATTGCGCCGGCGATAGTTGTGCCAACGTTGCCCGTAAGTTAATGAGATCTTGCGTAAAATCAGCGACTAAATAGGCATTCGTCAAATCCGGATACGGATAGCGAATCAATGACATCCGCTCATCTTCTTCAATAATCTTCCCTTGCATCACACGATAATAAGAGACTGCAATCATATAAGCGCCAATCTCACGGGTTAACAAATTGGGTTTTTCCAACTGATAGGCCTCAACCGCATAATCAAACGCCTCGTGTGCTGTTTGCTGATTAACCTCATCAAAAACCCAGGTATGGCCACCAGCTGCTAGCCAATATAAGGTCACCAGTGCAATCCGAATCGCCTTTTCATCACCTTCTAAGTGAATTGGATCGTATGCGATGCGGACATTAAAAGCGCGGATTAAATCCCGTACCTGTTTTAAATGTCGTAAGACTGTCGCCTTACTACTTTGATGCTTCTCCCAAAACGATTGGAACGAGACGTTGCCACCATGTAATAAAATTTGGACAAAATCATAGACATCCGAATTTTTTACCATATAAAAATGGTAAGCATCACTTGGTACCTTGAAGAGCTGACGAGCATCATCCGTATCAGTGCCTAATACTGCCTGCAAGTCACCTACCATACTCATATACATATTATATAAACTACCATAGTTACGATCTAAAAGCGCCGCAACCTGTTTTAAATTCACATCATCAATCAGGTAATCAACCTGTCTGGCCATACTAATTCGTTTCTTAACGGGCAGTTCATCCCACTTAACGTTAGTAATATCTAAGAATAAAGCATATTTTTCTTTCTCAGCTAGCGTCAAATAAATACTGTTCGTATTCATCTAAGTAGCACCTCCAGTCCAAACTAACTATCATTGGCAAACGACTGATGAGCTAGAATTAATTTTATATTAATTTGAATTCTTTTATTACCGCAGTTCTATTATACCCTTATCAAATGCAATTAAACATTATAATCATAAATAATATTTTAGAATATTATAATAATATACATAGTATTGATTATTAACATTGAGCTGCGTTAAATAATTATTAATCTCATCCCGTTATTTTTTAGGCGTTAAATGTTAAAAACGAAACAAAAAAAGAACTTAGCATTATCATTAGATTTTGCTAAGTTCTAGTTAAAAAATTTTCTAAAGTGTCAGCTGCCACCCCATCGGCGCTTCGTAAGGATCTGTTGAAATCTGATAATCATTTCTATACGGTAAATGAAGCTGTAGTGAGCTCTCCTTAAGGGGATTATCCCCCATCCGTGTTTCTAGACTTTGCGCTGTCGTGTCACGTTTCAAAATTCCATCAATCCACTCACCATCGCTCTTATCCGGCGCTAATGGTAGCGGGGCTACATTATTGATATTGTATTTAAAATTATTAGTAATATAAAATGGATTGTGACTTGCCTCATTCGCATCTAGATAGGCTAATTTTAAATTAAAACCATTTAATAACGGATTATAAACAGTTACCTTTGGCGCCTCAGCCGTTCCAGTATCAGCAACCGATTTTTGGGCCAATTGAATCTCGTTGATAGCAACCGTTCTTGTTGCCTCACCTGAAGAATGACCCAAAACATCCGTGCCAAATGATATCCTAGCCGGTACGGTCACTTCAAGAGCGGCCTTCACCTGCAGGGTAAAATTAAATGTTGCCGTGGTTTCAATCTTATCCGCAGCAAGCGTTGCCGCCTTGGCATCCGCCGTTGTGGCAAATTCAATCCCGCTAGTTTTAGTGAGTGGGTAGCCAATCTTCTGTGCCTCAGTTTTCACGTCTCCAGCTATTGCCTTGGTCTGATTATTTAAATCAGCCAATAAACTTTCTTGATCTAGCTTTACAGAGGTCCCAGTTTGGGCACCACTGGAATAGCGATGCCACTCACCTTTATCGTTATTACCGTTACTGTTATACCGATAATATAAGCCATAGCTGTTAGGTACATTCGATAGCTTTAACTCCCCTGTAATCCCTAGACTAGGTGCAGGCTTTAAAGTCCCATCAGCATAATCAAACTTAGCCGTCCCACCACTCTTAAGCGATTGAGAATTCTTACTACCAGGATCATTTAGATCGATGGAATCGATGATTGGCTTTTTGACGCTACCGCCATCGTTTAAATCCGGAAATTCTTGGTTATTACCAAAAACAGACTTATCATGCTCTGGGGAAATAATCGCATTATCCAACGTAATATTATTCGCCGCAACGACTCCACCAATATATAGTCCATGTGTAGAACTCCCGGCGTAATAAGAACCATGAGGGATTAACATCGTCCCAAATAACATCGTCCCTGGGCTACGGTTAGTGTAACTAACTGCAGCAGTTTGTGCCGTTAATCCTGAATTATCCTGTTTATCTTGATCAAATAATTCTGGGTAGTTGTCAGAATCGTACGTATCTGTAAAGTTATTTAGTAGATGAGAGCCAAATTTCAGTACATTTGGATTGCTCCAATCTTCATCAGATGCACCCCCAACCTCTTTGGAAATGCTATTAACGTATCCAGGTTTACCAACATCTGCTGTATACAATGGAAATCTGAAATTATCAATACTTCCAATATAGAAGCCGTCTCCAGGTTGGAAATCAAATCTTTTATCGTTAAAATTTTTATAATTAATAACAATATATGGTATTTTTTCTGGATCTAATGTTTTCCCCTCATT
This DNA window, taken from Latilactobacillus sakei, encodes the following:
- a CDS encoding deoxynucleoside kinase gives rise to the protein MTLLVLAGTIGAGKTSLTKYLSDHLGTEAFYESVDDNEVLPLFYKDPTKYAFLLQIYFLNKRFDSIKQAYTDDNNILDRSIFEDSLLFHLNADLGRATATEVRVYDELLANMMQELPFAAHKKRPDLLIHVRVSFETMLSRIQKRGRSYEQLDADPTLYDYYKELNSRYDAWYEAYDESPKMQIDGDVLDFVENEADRKKVIDMIDQRVKELNEQQSKAI